The following coding sequences are from one Bernardetia sp. window:
- the pyk gene encoding pyruvate kinase, translating to MKFSFNKTKVIATVGPASSTREQLLELMVAGVDVFRLNFSHGTHEDHKKVLDIIRELNHKFDANVCILQDLQGPKIRVGEIEGGKIELTKGEKIRITTDKGVVGTKERISCTYEDFVRDVKIGEPILMDDGKLELVVSDKDQNDVIAKVIVGGTLRPRKGINLPNTNVSAPSMTEKDLKDVMFGIENEVEWIALSFVRNASDMIRLKEIITKHESKMRTIAKIERPEAVTNIDSIIEEADALMVARGDLGVEINAEEVPVVQKRIVHKCNEAAKPVIIATQMMESMIENPRPTRAETNDVANAVMDGADALMLSGETAVGKYPVEVIKSMVKTINSIEVNVESIYHQYYPIPASMTDYTSKSVITTACRLAQNVHAKAVISMTQSGYTAFQLASHRPKAGIFIFTSNNNLLTTLNLVWGVRGYYYDKFVSTDQTFKDTQEILVEKGHLQKGDLFVNTASMPIDEKQRTNVLKLSKMD from the coding sequence ATGAAATTTAGCTTCAACAAAACAAAAGTGATTGCTACTGTGGGACCAGCCTCTTCAACAAGAGAACAACTTTTAGAACTGATGGTAGCAGGAGTAGATGTTTTTCGCCTCAACTTTTCACACGGAACACACGAAGACCACAAGAAAGTTTTAGATATTATTAGAGAACTCAATCATAAATTTGATGCAAATGTCTGTATTCTTCAAGACTTACAAGGACCTAAAATTCGTGTTGGCGAAATTGAAGGAGGCAAAATAGAACTAACAAAAGGAGAAAAAATCCGAATTACAACAGATAAAGGTGTAGTAGGAACAAAGGAAAGAATAAGTTGCACATACGAAGATTTTGTAAGGGATGTAAAGATAGGAGAGCCTATTTTGATGGATGATGGAAAACTAGAACTTGTGGTTTCAGACAAAGACCAAAATGATGTTATTGCAAAAGTAATTGTAGGAGGAACATTGCGTCCAAGAAAAGGGATTAATTTACCTAATACAAATGTTTCTGCTCCAAGTATGACAGAAAAAGACTTGAAAGATGTGATGTTTGGTATTGAAAATGAAGTAGAATGGATAGCTCTTTCATTTGTTCGTAATGCAAGTGATATGATTCGCTTAAAGGAAATTATTACAAAGCACGAGAGCAAAATGCGAACGATTGCTAAAATAGAACGTCCAGAAGCTGTTACCAACATAGATAGCATTATAGAAGAAGCTGATGCACTTATGGTAGCTCGTGGAGACTTAGGAGTTGAGATAAATGCTGAGGAAGTGCCTGTGGTACAGAAGAGAATTGTACACAAATGCAATGAAGCTGCCAAGCCTGTCATTATTGCTACTCAAATGATGGAGTCGATGATAGAAAACCCTCGCCCTACTCGTGCAGAAACTAATGATGTGGCTAATGCTGTGATGGATGGAGCAGATGCTTTGATGCTTAGTGGAGAAACGGCTGTTGGCAAATATCCAGTAGAAGTTATTAAAAGTATGGTCAAAACCATCAACTCTATTGAAGTCAATGTAGAATCTATTTATCATCAATATTATCCAATTCCAGCTTCTATGACAGATTACACAAGTAAAAGTGTAATTACGACAGCATGTCGTTTGGCTCAGAACGTTCACGCAAAGGCTGTTATTTCGATGACACAATCAGGTTATACAGCATTTCAATTAGCTAGTCATCGTCCAAAAGCAGGTATTTTTATCTTTACATCAAACAATAACTTACTCACAACACTAAATTTAGTTTGGGGAGTGCGTGGTTATTATTATGATAAATTCGTTTCTACCGACCAAACTTTTAAAGACACACAAGAAATTTTAGTAGAAAAAGGACATCTCCAAAAAGGCGACCTCTTTGTCAATACGGCAAGTATGCCGATAGATGAAAAACAGCGTACCAATGTTTTGAAACTTAGCAAGATGGACTAA
- a CDS encoding geranylgeranylglyceryl/heptaprenylglyceryl phosphate synthase — MNVYPQILEAARKGQKMLAVLIDPDHIDPKRTALLAAQAAHYGISFFMVGGSLLTEGEVSKTVQLIKSHAKLPVVLFPGHYFHLAPEADSLFLLSLISGRNPEYLIGQQVAAAPRLRRMDLEVIPTGYMLVLCDNLTTVSYVSQTLPIPYEKAEVAANTALAGEYLGMRLAYLDGGSGAAKPISPRMIRTVKQSINIPLIIGGGIRTPEALHTAYAAGADVVVVGTRLEQEPALIADFAAVLHQFNKKKV; from the coding sequence ATGAATGTATATCCCCAAATTTTGGAAGCAGCACGTAAAGGACAAAAAATGTTAGCTGTGCTGATAGACCCAGACCACATAGACCCAAAAAGAACAGCTCTTTTGGCTGCCCAAGCTGCTCATTATGGAATTTCTTTTTTTATGGTGGGAGGAAGTTTGCTCACAGAAGGAGAGGTTTCAAAAACAGTACAACTTATAAAATCGCACGCAAAATTGCCTGTAGTGCTTTTTCCTGGGCATTATTTTCATCTTGCTCCAGAGGCAGATAGTTTGTTTTTACTCTCTCTGATTTCAGGACGCAATCCAGAATATTTGATAGGACAACAAGTTGCTGCTGCTCCAAGACTGCGCCGAATGGATTTGGAAGTTATTCCGACAGGATATATGCTTGTTTTGTGTGATAACTTGACGACTGTTTCTTATGTAAGTCAGACCTTGCCTATTCCCTATGAAAAAGCCGAAGTTGCTGCCAATACAGCACTTGCAGGGGAGTATTTGGGAATGCGACTTGCCTATTTAGATGGTGGAAGTGGCGCAGCAAAGCCTATTTCTCCACGTATGATACGTACCGTAAAGCAAAGCATTAATATTCCTCTGATTATTGGAGGAGGAATCAGAACGCCAGAAGCTCTTCATACGGCTTATGCTGCTGGAGCAGATGTTGTTGTTGTGGGAACACGCCTAGAACAAGAACCTGCCTTAATTGCTGATTTTGCTGCCGTATTACATCAATTTAATAAGAAAAAAGTGTAA
- the argS gene encoding arginine--tRNA ligase produces the protein MLVQKLQKEIQNAFQSLFNHSLSLEEITFQQTRKEFEGSYTFVTFPYSRISKKKPEETATLLGEFLKENTAEVKDFNVVKGFLNLVLEQSVWVKTLVNLTEKPSWESIEKKDEKVMVEYSSPNTNKPLHLGHLRNNFLGYSVSEIMAANGSEVMKVNLVNDRGIHICKSMLAYKKHGEGKTPQDLGIKGDKLVGDYYVKFNDLFKAEVQELVEAGQPKEKAEKEAPILKEAQQMLLKWEQGDKETTDLWAKMNGWVYEGFDATYKSIGVEFDKFYYESNTYLLGKDIIEEGLEKGVFFKKDDGSVWIDLTKEKLDEKLVLRGDGTSVYITQDIGTADLKYKDFPMQKSVYVVGNEQDYHFKVLFSILKKLGRSYAEGMYHLSYGMVELPDGKMKSREGTVVDADELVADMVEMARERTGEVGKIDDFTEEEAENLYKMLALGALKYYLLRVEPKKKMLFNPADSIDFQGNSGVYLQYTHAKICAILRKADKENISYSSKAFENLKELANTQEELIHLLSDYPNYLNEAAQNYAPSTIANYMYDVAKLYSKLYAEIPIFAEENEAKKALLIAISKTTAQTLKHAGKLLGIEMPERM, from the coding sequence ATGCTTGTTCAAAAACTTCAAAAAGAAATTCAAAACGCCTTTCAATCGCTTTTCAATCATTCATTGTCTTTAGAAGAAATTACGTTTCAACAAACACGCAAAGAGTTTGAAGGCAGTTATACGTTTGTAACTTTTCCATATAGCAGAATTTCTAAGAAGAAACCAGAAGAAACAGCTACACTCTTAGGAGAATTTTTGAAAGAAAATACAGCAGAAGTAAAAGATTTTAATGTTGTGAAAGGATTTCTCAATCTTGTTTTGGAACAGTCTGTTTGGGTAAAAACATTAGTCAATCTTACAGAAAAACCTAGTTGGGAAAGTATAGAGAAAAAAGATGAGAAAGTAATGGTAGAATATTCTTCTCCAAACACCAACAAGCCTTTGCACTTAGGACACCTTAGAAATAACTTTTTAGGGTATTCAGTTTCTGAAATTATGGCTGCCAATGGTAGCGAAGTGATGAAGGTAAACCTTGTCAATGACAGAGGTATTCATATCTGTAAGTCAATGCTTGCCTATAAAAAACATGGAGAAGGCAAAACACCTCAAGATTTAGGCATCAAGGGCGATAAATTGGTAGGAGATTATTATGTAAAATTCAATGATTTATTTAAAGCTGAAGTACAAGAACTTGTAGAAGCTGGGCAACCAAAAGAAAAAGCCGAGAAAGAAGCTCCAATTTTGAAAGAAGCACAACAAATGCTCTTGAAATGGGAACAAGGCGACAAAGAAACTACTGACCTTTGGGCAAAAATGAATGGCTGGGTATATGAAGGTTTTGATGCAACCTACAAGAGTATTGGAGTAGAGTTTGATAAATTCTATTACGAATCGAACACTTATCTTTTAGGAAAAGACATCATTGAAGAAGGCTTAGAAAAAGGCGTTTTCTTTAAAAAAGATGATGGCTCAGTTTGGATAGATTTGACAAAAGAGAAGCTAGACGAAAAACTTGTTTTACGTGGAGACGGAACTTCTGTTTATATTACTCAAGATATTGGAACGGCTGATTTGAAGTATAAAGATTTTCCAATGCAAAAATCGGTGTATGTAGTTGGGAATGAACAAGATTATCACTTTAAAGTTTTGTTTTCAATACTTAAAAAACTGGGCAGAAGTTATGCAGAAGGAATGTATCATCTTTCGTATGGAATGGTAGAACTCCCTGATGGAAAAATGAAGTCAAGAGAGGGAACTGTTGTAGATGCTGATGAGCTTGTAGCTGATATGGTAGAGATGGCAAGAGAAAGAACTGGCGAAGTAGGCAAAATTGATGATTTTACGGAAGAAGAAGCTGAAAACCTGTACAAAATGTTAGCGTTGGGAGCTTTGAAGTATTATCTTTTGAGAGTAGAGCCAAAGAAAAAAATGCTTTTTAACCCTGCTGATTCTATTGATTTTCAAGGAAATAGTGGTGTTTATTTGCAATATACGCACGCTAAAATTTGTGCTATTCTTCGCAAAGCAGATAAGGAAAATATTTCTTATTCTTCTAAGGCTTTTGAAAACTTAAAAGAACTAGCAAATACACAAGAAGAGTTGATTCATTTGCTTTCCGATTATCCAAATTATCTGAACGAAGCAGCTCAAAATTATGCTCCTTCAACGATTGCAAATTATATGTATGATGTAGCAAAATTATATAGTAAGCTCTACGCTGAAATTCCTATTTTTGCCGAGGAAAATGAAGCTAAAAAAGCCTTACTTATTGCAATTTCAAAAACAACAGCCCAAACGTTGAAACATGCTGGTAAACTTCTAGGAATAGAAATGCCAGAAAGAATGTAA
- a CDS encoding ankyrin repeat domain-containing protein — MDIETSNTAVLWGHRTENTYKKLQLMAAGDWKEMLNASQEGNLELVKYHIKAGVNPNYQHPEFLTTPLIESVQFGHIEIAKFLLENNADPTLKAGFSNDTALSVAKEYKRKEIITLLKKYL, encoded by the coding sequence TTGGATATAGAAACCTCGAATACTGCTGTTTTGTGGGGACACAGAACAGAAAACACATATAAAAAACTACAACTTATGGCAGCAGGCGATTGGAAAGAAATGCTAAATGCTTCACAGGAAGGTAATTTAGAACTTGTAAAATATCATATTAAAGCAGGAGTAAATCCAAACTATCAACATCCAGAGTTTCTGACAACTCCTTTGATAGAAAGCGTACAGTTCGGACATATAGAAATTGCAAAGTTTCTATTGGAAAACAATGCAGACCCAACTCTAAAAGCTGGCTTTAGCAACGATACAGCTTTAAGTGTAGCAAAAGAATACAAACGAAAAGAAATTATAACACTTCTCAAAAAATATTTATAA
- a CDS encoding DUF5074 domain-containing protein, translating to MFTRINGLRPTAWTLFLYVLISTFIFSSCSKDDEDLVGEYAQGYLVVNEGVFGKNNATVGHISKNEMVTQQIFQTVNGDSLGDNLQSVSILGDEAYLLVSNSNKIEVVNRGTFERKATITGNFANPRYMASVGNNRAYVSSWGNFGNIGSAILVVDTNTEQVVSTIDAGAGPENVVYSQSANKVFIANTFESSISVYDVSSNTLEATIDVSPNSPKDMVTDKDGKIWVTASAFGSSEGALHKINPTTNAIETTIELNAGSENIGQQLAINPAKDILYYNFSSGVYALSITATTQAASPLIQNGAYGVSVEPSNGDIWIGIANFSAPTGNEVIRYDSEGNAKGTFTASAGPNEVIFLP from the coding sequence ATGTTTACTCGTATTAATGGTTTACGTCCAACTGCTTGGACTTTATTTTTGTATGTTCTTATTTCTACTTTTATTTTTTCTTCGTGTAGTAAAGATGATGAAGATTTAGTAGGAGAATATGCACAAGGTTATTTGGTAGTTAATGAAGGAGTTTTTGGGAAAAATAATGCCACAGTAGGTCATATTTCCAAAAATGAGATGGTTACTCAACAAATTTTTCAAACTGTAAATGGCGACAGTTTGGGAGATAATTTACAATCTGTTTCTATCTTGGGAGATGAGGCATATCTTTTAGTAAGTAATAGCAACAAAATTGAAGTGGTAAACCGTGGAACATTTGAAAGAAAAGCTACCATAACAGGAAATTTTGCAAATCCTCGTTATATGGCTTCTGTTGGAAATAACAGAGCTTACGTTAGTTCGTGGGGGAATTTTGGAAATATTGGCTCAGCCATTTTAGTTGTAGATACCAATACAGAGCAAGTTGTTAGTACGATTGATGCTGGTGCTGGTCCTGAAAATGTGGTTTATTCTCAAAGTGCAAACAAAGTATTTATTGCCAATACATTTGAAAGCAGTATTTCTGTATATGATGTTTCTAGCAATACATTAGAAGCAACTATCGATGTCTCTCCGAACAGTCCTAAAGATATGGTAACAGATAAAGATGGTAAAATATGGGTTACAGCTTCTGCTTTTGGTTCTTCAGAAGGAGCTTTGCACAAAATAAACCCTACTACTAATGCTATTGAAACTACCATCGAATTAAATGCAGGAAGTGAAAATATCGGACAGCAGTTAGCTATCAATCCAGCAAAAGATATTTTGTACTACAACTTTAGCAGTGGAGTTTATGCCTTGTCTATTACAGCTACTACTCAAGCAGCAAGTCCTCTTATTCAAAATGGAGCGTATGGAGTGAGTGTTGAGCCTTCAAATGGTGATATTTGGATAGGAATTGCTAATTTTTCTGCTCCGACAGGAAATGAAGTAATTAGATATGATAGTGAAGGAAACGCAAAAGGAACTTTTACTGCAAGTGCAGGACCTAATGAAGTAATTTTCCTTCCTTAA